One Nocardioides luti DNA window includes the following coding sequences:
- a CDS encoding Imm63 family immunity protein, producing MDHDLRPSRPNPQEQAVASRLAVAAERLARRSGKRPSYVPDTENRDAGYVFFRWQDGVYVYEARERGRVCLRRTTTSTDQLVRWLVEDLARDVVPSGPPSGARGWWRRGRLGRGTWAERVEALVDHALAGDPAEALGGDEETVVARRLAEVVERLERISGRRPGWVPTTENRDGGHDFYRFADGFYRWSAHERGVPVFERSTRSQDRFVGWIAISLVRDCATAHELAHRVEGEDSRRQWFGLWEEWARALDPQWGDEVAARVAGILRTAPFVDRPVR from the coding sequence GTGGACCACGACCTGCGCCCGTCGCGGCCGAACCCGCAGGAGCAGGCGGTCGCGTCCCGGCTCGCGGTCGCCGCGGAACGGCTCGCGCGCCGGAGCGGGAAGCGGCCGTCGTACGTCCCCGACACCGAGAACCGCGACGCCGGCTACGTGTTCTTCCGGTGGCAGGACGGGGTCTACGTCTACGAGGCGCGCGAGCGCGGCCGCGTCTGCCTGCGCCGCACGACCACCTCCACCGACCAGCTCGTGCGGTGGCTCGTCGAGGACCTGGCCCGCGACGTGGTGCCGTCGGGGCCGCCGTCCGGCGCCCGTGGTTGGTGGCGCCGCGGCCGGCTCGGCCGGGGGACGTGGGCGGAGCGGGTGGAGGCTCTCGTCGACCACGCGCTCGCCGGCGACCCGGCGGAGGCGCTCGGGGGCGACGAGGAGACCGTGGTGGCGCGTCGTCTCGCAGAGGTCGTCGAGCGGCTGGAGCGCATCAGCGGGCGACGTCCCGGGTGGGTGCCGACGACGGAGAACCGCGACGGCGGCCACGACTTCTACCGGTTCGCGGACGGCTTCTACCGGTGGTCGGCCCACGAGCGCGGCGTGCCGGTCTTCGAGCGCTCCACGCGCTCCCAGGACCGCTTCGTCGGGTGGATCGCGATCAGCCTGGTGCGCGACTGCGCCACCGCCCACGAGCTGGCCCACCGGGTCGAGGGCGAGGACTCCCGGCGGCAGTGGTTCGGCCTGTGGGAGGAGTGGGCGCGCGCGCTCGACCCCCAGTGGGGCGACGAGGTGGCGGCGCGGGTCGCCGGGATCCTGCGGACCGCGCCGTTCGTCGACAGGCCGGTGCGATGA
- a CDS encoding M12 family metallo-peptidase, producing MSRPLRRFAAVVTLVLTAGALAPLGITSAGAAADDQLFRPAPSVRLDGAKVRVSPEHYSAVTVDLAGLRTTLGAAPRGRTAAPLVLRVPTPAGGTERFAVRRTQVMQPALAAAHPELATYAGRSLDHAGTTIALDLTPMGFHAQVRGPQGQGSWYVDPAYDRRGTTTHLAYYASSVERGPQDFVERESRQVSRAVTQRAAQQAAGRTTASRTRPGGLVKQRTYRLALTSDPTYAAYFGSENVLAEKVTLINRVNQVYNDDTAIRLQLVDGEDQLNFDTDAKATGPNGPCGENACFTAKQLAACDIGTLGRNRTVLGELIGAGNYDIGHIVLGVNGGGVAWLGVVGADYKAGGCTGLPQPQGDFMALDYVAHEMGHQFDGNHTFNGVQYACGGPNRAGGASVEPGSGSSIMAYAGICLQDDLQPHTDPYFSQRTIAEVSSYTTRALRPVAEVQNVSLAGFDTDGETISLAYGTGGGTPVTLTRGVDYDAAHLEAAIEAQTGRDVTVVGWGYDPMGSYRSYPAKKTLPNDTGFQVIFSPKLLPRGAPADSVDMAPLQVTSTSPGVSTHVAETARGGPAGNAGNTVVETANHAPVVSAPANRTIPRQTPFRLTGRGIDPDGDALTYLWEQNDIGRAGQGTKLVSNTKVWGPLFRVFGTYADVSDEATQQTPSPGENTATGSPTRVFPDLKQVLANNTNAKDGTCPRVAPPGDVSTYTPVKRRIVNCFSEFLPTGDYRGRRGTSAKHPAMHFRLTARDGFADGGGTAHDDVRLRISRTAGPFLVTSQRAKGTSVRAGKPMSVTWKVNGTRPLAARVRILLSTDGGSTWSTVLTPGTANDGSARVQLPRDATSRARIMVEAVDNYFFDVNDRDFRIRARGGSRG from the coding sequence ATGTCGCGTCCACTTCGCCGCTTCGCCGCGGTGGTCACCCTGGTCCTCACCGCCGGCGCGCTCGCGCCGCTGGGGATCACCAGCGCCGGCGCCGCCGCCGACGACCAGCTGTTCCGTCCGGCGCCGTCCGTGCGGCTCGACGGCGCCAAGGTCCGGGTCAGCCCGGAGCACTACTCCGCCGTCACCGTCGACCTCGCCGGCCTGCGCACCACGCTGGGCGCCGCGCCACGCGGGCGCACCGCCGCGCCGCTGGTCCTGCGGGTCCCGACGCCGGCCGGCGGCACCGAGCGTTTCGCCGTCCGCCGCACGCAGGTGATGCAGCCGGCCCTGGCCGCCGCGCACCCCGAGCTGGCCACGTACGCCGGCCGCTCGCTAGACCACGCCGGCACCACGATCGCGCTGGACCTGACCCCGATGGGCTTCCACGCGCAGGTGCGCGGGCCGCAGGGGCAGGGCAGCTGGTACGTCGACCCGGCGTACGACCGCCGCGGCACCACCACGCACCTGGCCTACTACGCCAGCAGCGTCGAGCGCGGGCCGCAGGACTTCGTGGAGCGGGAGAGCCGCCAGGTCAGCCGCGCGGTGACCCAGCGCGCCGCGCAGCAGGCCGCCGGCCGGACGACGGCGTCGCGGACCCGCCCCGGTGGGCTGGTCAAGCAGCGGACCTACCGCCTCGCGCTGACCTCGGACCCGACGTACGCCGCCTATTTCGGCAGCGAGAACGTCCTGGCCGAGAAGGTCACGCTGATCAACCGGGTCAACCAGGTCTACAACGACGACACCGCGATCCGGCTGCAGCTCGTCGACGGCGAGGACCAGCTGAACTTCGACACCGACGCCAAGGCCACCGGGCCGAACGGGCCCTGCGGCGAGAACGCCTGCTTCACGGCCAAGCAGCTCGCGGCCTGCGACATCGGCACGCTGGGGCGCAACCGGACCGTGCTCGGCGAGCTGATCGGCGCCGGCAACTACGACATCGGGCACATCGTGCTCGGCGTCAACGGCGGCGGCGTCGCGTGGCTCGGCGTCGTCGGCGCGGACTACAAGGCGGGCGGCTGCACGGGCCTGCCGCAGCCGCAGGGCGACTTCATGGCGCTCGACTACGTCGCGCACGAGATGGGCCACCAGTTCGACGGGAACCACACGTTCAACGGCGTCCAGTACGCCTGCGGCGGGCCCAACCGGGCCGGCGGCGCGTCGGTCGAGCCGGGCTCGGGGTCGTCGATCATGGCGTACGCCGGCATCTGCCTGCAGGACGACCTGCAGCCGCACACGGACCCGTACTTCTCCCAGCGCACCATCGCCGAGGTGTCGTCGTACACCACCCGCGCGCTGCGGCCCGTCGCCGAGGTGCAGAACGTCTCGCTCGCGGGCTTCGACACCGACGGCGAGACGATCTCGCTGGCCTACGGCACCGGGGGCGGCACGCCCGTCACCCTGACCCGGGGCGTCGACTACGACGCCGCGCACCTCGAGGCCGCCATCGAGGCGCAGACCGGGCGCGACGTGACCGTCGTCGGCTGGGGCTACGACCCGATGGGGTCCTACCGGTCCTACCCCGCGAAGAAGACGCTGCCGAACGACACCGGCTTCCAGGTGATCTTCTCGCCCAAGCTGCTGCCGCGGGGTGCGCCGGCCGACTCGGTCGACATGGCGCCGCTGCAGGTCACCAGCACCAGCCCGGGCGTCAGCACGCACGTCGCGGAGACCGCCCGCGGCGGGCCGGCGGGCAACGCCGGCAACACGGTCGTCGAGACCGCCAACCACGCGCCGGTCGTCAGCGCGCCGGCGAACAGGACGATCCCGCGGCAGACGCCGTTCCGGCTGACCGGTCGCGGCATCGACCCCGACGGCGACGCGCTGACCTACCTCTGGGAGCAGAACGACATCGGCCGGGCCGGCCAGGGCACCAAGCTGGTCAGCAACACCAAGGTCTGGGGGCCGCTGTTCCGGGTCTTCGGCACCTACGCCGACGTCTCGGACGAGGCCACCCAGCAGACGCCGTCGCCCGGCGAGAACACCGCCACCGGCAGCCCGACGCGGGTGTTCCCCGACCTGAAGCAGGTCCTGGCCAACAACACCAACGCCAAGGACGGCACCTGCCCGCGCGTCGCCCCGCCGGGGGACGTGTCGACCTACACGCCGGTCAAGCGGCGCATCGTCAACTGCTTCTCGGAGTTCCTCCCGACCGGCGACTACCGCGGTCGGCGCGGGACCAGCGCGAAGCACCCGGCCATGCACTTCCGCCTGACCGCCCGCGACGGCTTCGCCGACGGGGGCGGCACGGCGCACGACGACGTGCGGCTGCGGATCTCGCGCACCGCCGGGCCGTTCCTCGTGACGTCCCAGCGGGCCAAGGGCACCAGCGTCCGGGCCGGGAAGCCGATGTCGGTGACCTGGAAGGTCAACGGCACCCGGCCGCTCGCCGCCCGGGTGCGGATCCTGCTGTCCACCGACGGCGGGTCCACCTGGTCCACGGTCCTCACCCCGGGCACGGCCAACGACGGGTCGGCCCGGGTGCAGCTCCCGCGCGACGCGACGAGCCGCGCGCGGATCATGGTCGAGGCGGTCGACAACTACTTCTTCGACGTCAACGACCGGGACTTCCGGATCCGGGCGCGTGGGGGGTCGCGGGGCTGA
- a CDS encoding thioesterase family protein: MSTHQPTYDQIVGLPAFAEQPVPVAFEDINGHLNVRHYLGIASEGLDESLVELGIPQNWPTSAGQACFSVEHHLTYLHELRTGDRMSARVRFLGRSERAAHVLVFLLDESHQRVSYAMEEIFVHISMETRRTSPWPDDVAAAMDAKIAEHAGLDWTPELSGTMALR, encoded by the coding sequence GTGAGCACCCACCAGCCGACCTACGACCAGATCGTCGGCCTCCCGGCCTTCGCCGAGCAGCCCGTCCCCGTGGCCTTCGAGGACATCAACGGGCACCTCAACGTCCGCCACTACCTCGGCATCGCCAGCGAGGGGCTCGACGAGTCGCTCGTCGAGCTCGGGATCCCGCAGAACTGGCCGACCTCGGCCGGGCAGGCCTGCTTCTCGGTCGAGCACCACCTGACCTACCTGCACGAGCTGCGCACCGGCGACCGGATGTCCGCCCGGGTGCGCTTCCTCGGCCGCTCCGAGCGCGCCGCGCACGTGCTGGTCTTCCTGCTCGACGAGTCCCACCAGCGCGTGAGCTACGCGATGGAGGAGATCTTCGTGCACATCTCGATGGAGACCCGCCGGACCAGCCCGTGGCCCGACGACGTCGCCGCCGCGATGGACGCCAAGATCGCCGAGCACGCCGGCCTCGACTGGACCCCCGAGCTGTCGGGCACGATGGCCCTGCGCTGA
- a CDS encoding fatty acyl-CoA synthetase: MTTDARVQQARQHALGDLPRRTARRFPDKPAVIDGDVTLTFAGLDAAVDRAAAAIADAGLAKGDRLALLSHNCWQYAVLNFAAARVGVVLVPVNFMLGGAEIAFILDHSAAKAFLVEDALLPVAEQALAASGGTVGPRAVIRLAGGEVPDGWRDAQEWFDHDGTPPVVDVADDDPVRMMFTSGTESRPKGALLTSRALLWQYVSCVVDGSMSADDVELHTLPLYHCAQLDCFLGVDVYLGATSVILPGPDPAAVLAAIEEHRITKFFAPPTVWIGLLRSPAFASADLSSLRKGYYGASAMPVEVLKEMRERLPDVDLWNFYGQTEMAPLATILGPSEQLSHAGSAGRPALNVETRIVDDEDVDVPAGTVGEIVHRSPHATLGYHHDEAKTAEAFRNGWFHSGDLGYVDDDGRLYVVDRKKDMIKTGGENVASREVEEALYLLDGVAEVAVFGISHPRWVEAVAAAVVPKEGVTLTPEQVMEHGRSVLAGYKTPKYVVVVDALPKNPSGKIVKRTLRDEHADLAAD; encoded by the coding sequence ATGACGACCGACGCACGCGTCCAGCAGGCCCGCCAGCACGCGCTGGGCGACCTCCCCCGGCGTACGGCCCGGCGCTTCCCCGACAAGCCCGCGGTCATCGACGGCGACGTCACCCTGACCTTCGCCGGGCTCGACGCCGCCGTCGACCGTGCGGCCGCGGCGATCGCCGACGCGGGCCTGGCGAAGGGCGACCGGCTCGCGCTGCTGTCGCACAACTGCTGGCAGTACGCCGTGCTGAACTTCGCCGCCGCGCGGGTCGGCGTCGTCCTGGTGCCGGTCAACTTCATGCTCGGGGGCGCGGAGATCGCCTTCATCCTCGACCACAGCGCCGCGAAGGCGTTCCTGGTCGAGGACGCGCTGCTCCCGGTCGCCGAGCAGGCGCTGGCGGCGTCCGGCGGGACGGTCGGGCCGCGGGCGGTGATCCGGCTGGCGGGCGGCGAGGTGCCCGACGGCTGGCGGGACGCGCAGGAGTGGTTCGACCACGACGGGACCCCTCCGGTGGTCGACGTGGCCGACGACGACCCGGTGCGGATGATGTTCACCTCCGGCACCGAGTCGCGCCCCAAGGGCGCGCTGCTGACGAGCCGGGCGCTGCTGTGGCAGTACGTCTCCTGCGTCGTCGACGGCTCGATGAGCGCCGACGACGTCGAGCTGCACACGCTGCCGCTCTACCACTGCGCGCAGCTCGACTGCTTCCTCGGCGTCGACGTCTACCTCGGCGCGACCTCGGTGATCCTGCCCGGCCCCGACCCGGCCGCCGTCCTCGCCGCGATCGAGGAGCACCGGATCACGAAGTTCTTCGCACCGCCCACGGTCTGGATCGGGCTGCTGCGCTCCCCCGCCTTCGCCTCGGCCGACCTGTCGTCGCTGCGCAAGGGCTACTACGGCGCGTCCGCGATGCCGGTCGAGGTGCTCAAGGAGATGCGTGAGCGGCTGCCCGACGTCGACCTGTGGAACTTCTACGGCCAGACCGAGATGGCCCCGCTGGCCACGATCCTCGGCCCGTCCGAGCAGCTCTCGCACGCCGGCTCCGCCGGCCGACCGGCGCTCAACGTCGAGACCCGGATCGTCGACGACGAGGACGTCGACGTGCCCGCCGGCACCGTCGGCGAGATCGTGCACCGCTCCCCGCACGCCACGCTGGGCTACCACCACGACGAGGCCAAGACCGCCGAGGCGTTCCGCAACGGCTGGTTCCACTCCGGCGACCTGGGCTACGTCGACGACGACGGCCGCCTCTACGTCGTGGACCGCAAGAAGGACATGATCAAGACGGGCGGCGAGAACGTCGCCAGCCGCGAGGTCGAGGAGGCGCTCTACCTCCTCGACGGGGTCGCCGAGGTCGCCGTCTTCGGCATCAGCCACCCCCGCTGGGTCGAGGCCGTCGCCGCCGCCGTCGTCCCCAAGGAGGGGGTCACGCTGACTCCCGAGCAGGTGATGGAGCACGGCCGCAGCGTGCTCGCGGGCTACAAGACCCCGAAGTACGTCGTGGTCGTCGACGCCCTCCCCAAGAACCCCAGCGGCAAGATCGTCAAGCGCACCCTGCGCGACGAGCACGCCGACCTGGCGGCCGACTGA
- a CDS encoding MFS transporter yields MTSPTPTRTDDDSRRVSVLLGLLFGLAGMGSSSAAIALPLLGDDLGVGVGQGAWTISLYALMLAVTTAVYGRVSDLVGIRIPLLVGIGLMTGGALMAAFAPTFGVLLVARLVQGAGAAAVPTLGVAVLSGRYDGATRGLALGRLAGYAAAVSCLGPLTGGLVEHAFGWRAVMALPILGVLVIPFLWRALTGEGTGASLDILGAVLVAGTAAGLVLLVQSPSTGATVAIAGVLLLVLGAPAVALRVRRRPHGFLPLTVIRNATVVRSALAAAAVPAAWFALLIAVPAVLVGDGWQAWQVGLLLVPSALVALGVPRVAGPLLDRIGSGPSLAVAGVIASVALVLASFGAAIVSSVVLGVAVVLVTIAFGLGQPSLSAAVGQAVHEDVRGVALGVATLLFLVGGSVGSAVVGGLGGVIGIDRSLALLAVLPLLGLVALLPELRGLRRPAADAA; encoded by the coding sequence ATGACGTCACCGACCCCGACCCGGACCGATGACGACTCCCGACGGGTCTCGGTGCTCCTCGGGCTGCTCTTCGGCCTCGCCGGCATGGGCTCGTCCTCCGCGGCGATCGCGCTGCCGCTGCTCGGCGACGACCTCGGTGTCGGCGTCGGTCAGGGCGCCTGGACGATCAGCCTCTACGCCCTGATGCTCGCGGTCACGACCGCGGTCTACGGGCGGGTCTCCGACCTCGTCGGCATCCGGATCCCGCTGCTGGTCGGCATCGGCCTGATGACCGGCGGCGCGCTGATGGCGGCGTTCGCCCCGACGTTCGGCGTGCTGCTCGTCGCCCGCCTCGTCCAGGGCGCCGGGGCCGCCGCCGTGCCGACGCTCGGCGTGGCGGTGCTCAGCGGAAGGTACGACGGCGCGACCCGTGGCCTGGCGCTCGGCCGGCTGGCGGGCTACGCCGCCGCCGTCAGCTGCCTGGGCCCGCTGACCGGCGGGCTGGTCGAGCACGCCTTCGGGTGGCGCGCCGTGATGGCCCTGCCGATCCTCGGGGTCCTGGTGATCCCGTTCCTGTGGCGCGCGCTGACCGGCGAGGGCACCGGCGCCAGCCTCGACATCCTCGGCGCTGTCCTGGTGGCCGGGACCGCCGCCGGGCTGGTGCTGTTGGTGCAGTCGCCCTCGACGGGCGCCACCGTCGCCATCGCCGGCGTGCTCCTCCTGGTGCTCGGCGCCCCGGCGGTGGCCCTGCGCGTCCGCAGGCGCCCGCACGGCTTCCTGCCGCTCACCGTCATCCGCAACGCCACCGTCGTGCGCAGCGCGCTGGCCGCGGCCGCCGTGCCCGCCGCGTGGTTCGCGCTGCTCATCGCCGTGCCCGCGGTGCTGGTCGGCGACGGCTGGCAGGCCTGGCAGGTCGGGCTGCTGCTGGTCCCGAGCGCCCTGGTCGCGCTCGGCGTGCCGCGGGTGGCCGGCCCGCTGCTGGACCGGATCGGCTCCGGCCCCTCGCTCGCGGTCGCGGGCGTCATCGCCTCGGTGGCGCTCGTGCTGGCGTCGTTCGGCGCGGCGATCGTCTCGTCGGTCGTGCTGGGCGTCGCGGTCGTCCTGGTGACGATCGCCTTCGGCCTCGGTCAGCCCTCGCTCAGCGCCGCGGTCGGCCAGGCCGTGCACGAGGACGTGCGCGGCGTGGCCCTGGGCGTCGCCACCCTGCTGTTCCTGGTCGGCGGCAGCGTCGGCTCGGCGGTCGTGGGCGGGCTCGGCGGGGTGATCGGCATCGACCGGAGCCTCGCGCTGCTCGCCGTGCTCCCGCTGCTCGGGCTGGTCGCGCTGCTCCCGGAGCTGCGCGGACTGCGCCGCCCGGCCGCCGACGCCGCCTGA
- a CDS encoding PPOX class F420-dependent oxidoreductase: MPTIATATRVERDELLDFARTRHQLTLVTTKRDGRPQMSPVTGGVDAEGRLVVSTYPDRAKATNLRRDPAVSVLVHSDDWNGPYVQVDGTAEVLDMPSQEAEDGLVEYFRCISGEHPDWDEYRAAMRTQGKSLIRITVESWGPIATGGFPPDRVPAG, encoded by the coding sequence ATGCCGACGATCGCCACCGCCACCCGCGTCGAGCGCGACGAGCTGCTCGACTTCGCCCGCACCCGCCACCAGCTGACGCTGGTCACCACCAAGCGGGACGGCCGCCCGCAGATGTCGCCTGTCACCGGCGGCGTCGACGCCGAGGGGCGCCTCGTGGTCTCGACCTACCCCGACCGCGCCAAGGCCACCAACCTGCGGCGCGACCCAGCCGTGTCGGTGCTGGTCCACTCCGACGACTGGAACGGTCCCTACGTCCAGGTCGACGGCACCGCCGAGGTCCTCGACATGCCCTCGCAGGAGGCCGAGGACGGCCTGGTGGAGTACTTCCGCTGCATCAGCGGCGAGCACCCCGACTGGGACGAGTACCGCGCCGCGATGCGCACGCAGGGCAAGTCCCTGATCCGGATCACCGTGGAGTCCTGGGGCCCGATCGCCACCGGCGGCTTCCCGCCGGACCGCGTCCCCGCCGGCTGA
- a CDS encoding enoyl-CoA hydratase-related protein: MTDELSIARTDGVVEVTFDRPHRHNAFTTAMYAGMRELCAELATDTSVKVLVLRGAGGRAFAAGNEITDFLANDAVPYENWIRELLDALFALPQVTIAAVDGVCVGGGLAVATHCDLRVATAHSRFGYPIARTLGNALSASIVYRCAAVFGESLTREMLLTSRLTTAERAYAVGALMSVSDDGPGLDAELASVVDGLRHASGVTLRATKRQLLARARLLEANPDFDEELLHEVYGGPDFAEGVRAFVAKEKPAFE, translated from the coding sequence GTGACCGACGAGCTCTCCATCGCCCGCACCGACGGCGTCGTCGAGGTGACCTTTGACCGGCCGCACCGGCACAACGCCTTCACGACGGCGATGTACGCCGGGATGCGCGAGCTGTGCGCGGAGCTGGCGACCGACACCTCGGTGAAGGTGCTGGTGCTGCGGGGTGCCGGCGGGCGGGCCTTCGCGGCCGGCAACGAGATCACGGACTTCCTGGCGAACGACGCGGTGCCGTACGAGAACTGGATCCGCGAGCTCCTCGACGCCCTCTTCGCCCTGCCCCAGGTGACGATCGCGGCCGTCGACGGGGTCTGCGTCGGCGGCGGGCTGGCCGTGGCGACGCACTGCGACCTGCGGGTGGCGACCGCGCACTCGCGCTTCGGCTACCCGATCGCGCGCACGCTCGGCAACGCGCTGTCGGCGTCGATCGTCTACCGCTGCGCCGCGGTCTTCGGGGAGTCGCTCACCCGCGAGATGCTGCTGACCTCGCGGCTGACCACGGCCGAGCGGGCGTACGCCGTGGGCGCGCTGATGTCGGTCAGCGACGACGGCCCCGGCCTCGACGCCGAGCTCGCCTCGGTGGTCGACGGGCTGCGGCACGCGTCCGGGGTCACCCTGCGCGCCACGAAGCGCCAGCTGCTGGCCCGCGCCCGGCTCCTCGAGGCGAACCCGGACTTCGACGAGGAGCTCCTGCACGAGGTCTACGGCGGCCCCGACTTCGCCGAGGGCGTCCGCGCCTTCGTGGCCAAGGAGAAGCCCGCCTTCGAGTGA
- a CDS encoding DUF4386 family protein: MQKKLDWVPVSAAALVTGAMALTFASLLTPTGSSTRDTLRLVHEQDGRWLVVAVIFFIASVALTVGLPSVLTLFERRGRNLSYLSGLVLAIGFLGTAGYAMLLVFFRALVITGSIRDSGFDEVTHEAGLAVFLYGWIVAFFLGELLLAVALLRARTVPRWIPVVLLVHVLSVFVQKLLPDVVGKATILLFAVGFAGIAMQAVTRDTVRPRP, encoded by the coding sequence GTGCAGAAGAAGCTCGACTGGGTCCCCGTGTCGGCGGCCGCGCTGGTGACCGGGGCGATGGCCCTCACCTTCGCGTCCCTGCTGACCCCGACCGGCTCGAGCACGCGGGACACCCTGCGCCTCGTCCACGAGCAGGACGGCCGCTGGCTCGTGGTGGCGGTGATCTTCTTCATCGCCTCGGTCGCGCTGACCGTGGGGCTCCCGTCGGTGCTGACGCTCTTCGAGCGCCGCGGCCGCAACCTCAGCTACCTCTCCGGGCTGGTGCTGGCGATCGGCTTCCTCGGGACGGCCGGCTACGCGATGCTGCTCGTCTTCTTCCGGGCGCTGGTGATCACCGGCTCGATCCGCGACAGCGGCTTCGACGAGGTCACCCACGAGGCGGGCCTGGCGGTCTTCCTCTACGGCTGGATCGTCGCGTTCTTCCTCGGCGAGCTGCTGCTCGCCGTGGCGCTGCTCCGGGCGCGGACCGTCCCGCGCTGGATCCCGGTCGTGCTGCTCGTCCACGTGCTGTCGGTCTTCGTCCAGAAGCTGCTCCCCGACGTGGTCGGCAAGGCCACGATCCTGCTCTTCGCGGTCGGGTTCGCCGGGATCGCCATGCAGGCGGTCACCCGCGACACCGTGCGCCCCCGGCCCTGA
- the typA gene encoding translational GTPase TypA has protein sequence MSGNTQRSDLRNVAIVAHVDHGKTTLVDAMLRQAGAFTAHQAESVAERVMDSGDLEREKGITILAKNTAVHYEGPAGGGKPMVINIIDTPGHADFGGEVERGLSMVDGIVLLVDASEGPLPQTRFVLRKALNADMPVILVVNKTDRGDARIAEVVDETYELFMDLLDESHSQDALDFPVVYASGRAGIASLTQPENASMPEGDNLEPLFKTILDTIPAPTYDEGAPLQAHVTNLDASPFLGRLALVRVHQGTLKKGQTVAWMRRDGEVKNVRITELLVTEGLERKPGESAGPGDIVAIAGIPDITIGETLADPENPVALPLIHVDEPAISMTIGTNTSPLVGRTKGGKVTARLVKDRLDQELVGNVSLRVLPTERPDAWEVQGRGELALAILVEQMRREGFELTVGKPQVVTKEVDGKIHEPYERLTIDAPEEYLGAITELLATRKGRMEQMTNHGTGWVRMEFMVPARGLIGFRTEFLTDTRGTGIAHGISEGYEPWAGEIRSRTNGSLVADRKGAATAYAMTNLQERGIMFVEPTTEVYEGMIVGENSRADDMDVNITKEKQQTNIRSATSDNFEKLIPPRKLSLEQCLEFCRDDECVEVTPDMVRIRKVVLDANERAKTASRARKSK, from the coding sequence ATGTCTGGAAACACGCAGCGCAGCGACCTGCGCAACGTCGCGATCGTCGCCCACGTCGACCACGGCAAGACCACGCTGGTCGACGCCATGCTCCGCCAGGCCGGCGCGTTCACCGCGCACCAGGCCGAGAGCGTCGCCGAGCGCGTCATGGACTCCGGTGACCTCGAGCGCGAGAAGGGCATCACGATCCTCGCGAAGAACACCGCGGTCCACTACGAGGGCCCCGCCGGCGGTGGCAAGCCGATGGTCATCAACATCATCGACACCCCCGGTCACGCCGACTTCGGTGGCGAGGTCGAGCGCGGCCTGTCCATGGTCGACGGCATCGTGCTCCTCGTCGACGCGTCCGAGGGCCCGCTCCCCCAGACCCGCTTCGTGCTGCGCAAGGCGCTGAACGCCGACATGCCGGTGATCCTGGTGGTCAACAAGACCGACCGCGGCGACGCCCGCATCGCCGAGGTCGTCGACGAGACCTACGAGCTCTTCATGGACCTCCTCGACGAGTCGCACAGCCAGGACGCCCTCGACTTCCCGGTCGTCTACGCGTCGGGCCGCGCCGGCATCGCCAGCCTGACCCAGCCCGAGAACGCCTCGATGCCCGAGGGCGACAACCTCGAGCCGCTGTTCAAGACGATCCTCGACACGATCCCCGCGCCGACGTACGACGAGGGCGCCCCGCTCCAGGCCCACGTCACCAACCTCGATGCCTCCCCCTTCCTCGGCCGGCTCGCGCTGGTCCGGGTCCACCAGGGCACCCTGAAGAAGGGCCAGACCGTCGCCTGGATGCGCCGCGACGGCGAGGTCAAGAACGTCCGGATCACCGAGCTCCTCGTGACCGAGGGCCTCGAGCGCAAGCCCGGCGAGTCCGCCGGCCCCGGCGACATCGTCGCCATCGCCGGCATCCCGGACATCACCATCGGCGAGACCCTCGCCGACCCGGAGAACCCGGTCGCGCTGCCGCTCATCCACGTCGACGAGCCGGCCATCTCGATGACGATCGGCACGAACACCTCCCCGCTGGTCGGCCGCACCAAGGGCGGCAAGGTCACCGCCCGCCTGGTCAAGGACCGCCTCGACCAGGAGCTGGTCGGCAACGTCTCGCTCCGCGTGCTCCCCACCGAGCGCCCCGACGCCTGGGAGGTGCAGGGCCGCGGCGAGCTGGCGCTGGCCATCCTCGTCGAGCAGATGCGCCGCGAGGGCTTCGAGCTGACCGTCGGCAAGCCGCAGGTCGTCACCAAGGAGGTCGACGGCAAGATCCACGAGCCGTACGAGCGCCTGACGATCGACGCCCCGGAGGAGTACCTCGGCGCGATCACCGAGCTGCTCGCCACCCGCAAGGGCCGCATGGAGCAGATGACGAACCACGGCACCGGCTGGGTCCGGATGGAGTTCATGGTCCCGGCGCGTGGCCTGATCGGCTTCCGCACCGAGTTCCTCACCGACACCCGCGGCACGGGCATCGCGCACGGCATCTCCGAGGGCTACGAGCCCTGGGCCGGCGAGATCCGCTCGCGCACCAACGGCTCGCTCGTCGCGGACCGGAAGGGTGCCGCCACGGCGTACGCCATGACGAACCTGCAGGAGCGCGGGATCATGTTCGTCGAGCCCACGACCGAGGTCTACGAGGGCATGATCGTCGGCGAGAACTCCCGCGCCGACGACATGGACGTCAACATCACCAAGGAGAAGCAGCAGACCAACATCCGGTCCGCCACCTCCGACAACTTCGAGAAGCTGATCCCGCCGCGCAAGCTGTCGCTGGAGCAGTGCCTGGAGTTCTGCCGCGACGACGAGTGCGTCGAGGTCACCCCGGACATGGTCCGGATCCGCAAGGTCGTCCTGGACGCCAACGAGCGTGCCAAGACCGCCTCGCGGGCCCGCAAGTCCAAGTAG